The nucleotide sequence CCCGCACGGCTTTCCACCCACCCCACCAGGGAACTTTCCACCGTCCTCCGGCAGACCGCCTACCTGACCGAGGAGGAAGCGGTCGAGCTGCGGGCCGCCGCGCGTAAATACGCCACCCACTGGTCGGCTATGATCATCGCAGCGACCTCCCTTTATCTGCATCGATTGACCGGTAAATCGGACATCATTCTGACGCTGCCGGTATCGGGCCGTACCGATGCCACCGCCCGTGCCATTCCGGGGATGTTCGCCAATGTGGTGCCGCTGCGCATCCAGGTGCGCGCCGATATGCGAATACGGGACCTGATACGGCAGATCTCACGGGAAGTCAGGCAGGCCCTGCGCCATCAGCGCTACCGCCGTATCGACCTGGCCCGGGATCTGCGACTTCCGGACGGCGGAAACGGATTGCTCGGCCCGCACGTCAACATCATGACGTACGACTACGACTTCCACTTCGCCGGTCACCGGGTCAAGGGCCACAACCTCTCCAACGGAACCGTCGAGGACCTCTCGATCATGGGATACGACCGGTCCGACGGCACCGGTATCCGGATCGACCTCAACGCCAATTCCAACCTCTACACCGAGGACGCCCTCATCGCCCACCGGGAGCGCTATCTCGGCCTGCTGCGCTCCCTCTCCGACATCTCCGACCTGCAGCGCACCGTCGGCTCCATGGAGCTGCTGTCCGCCGAGGAGCGCCGGCGGGTCCTGGGCGCGCCGGGCGAGACGGCGCATCCGACCTCCGGCGCCCTCCTCCCGGAGCTGCTGGCGGCCCAGGCCGCCCGGACTCCCGACGCCCGGGCCCTGGTCTGCGCCGACACAGTGGATGACACCGTGCTCAGCTACGCGGAGCTGGACCGGGCGGCGAACCGGCTGGCCCGGGTGCTCATCGCACGCGGCGCCGGGCCCGAGCGCACCGTCGGTGTGGCCCTGCCCCGCTCCGCCGACCTGGTCATCGCGCTGATCGCGGTGCTGAAGACGGGGGCCGCGTATCTGCCCCTGGACCTGGACTACCCGGCCGAGCGGCTGGCGTACATGCTCGACGACGCGGGCCCCGCCCTCGTCGTCACCCGCGCCGACAGCGCCGGGGCGCTGCCCGCGCGCCACGGTGTGGGACGGCTGCTGCTGGACGTCGTGGACATCACCGGCGCCCGGGGCGCGGGAGACGTTTCCGCTCCGGCGGTGGCGATCGACCCCGAGCACCCCGCGTACATCATCTACACCTCGGGCTCCACCGGCCGCCCCAAGGGCGTCCTCGTGCCCCACCGGGCCGTCGCCAACTGCCTGGAGTGGATGCAGGACGCCTACGGCCTCACCCCCGGGGACCGGATGCTGCAGAAGACCCCGGCCGGGTTCGACGCCTCGGTCTGCGAGTTCTTCTGGCCGCTGCTCAGCGGCGCGACCCTGGTGGTCGCCAAGCCCGGCGGCCACAAGGATCCGGCGTATCTGGCGCGCACGGTGCGCGAACAGGGCATCACCGCGCTCCAGTTCGTACCGTCGATGCTCCAGGCGTTCCTCGCCGACCCGGCCGCCGCCGACGCCTGCGCGGGCATCCTGCGGCGGGCCTCCAGCGGCGGTGAGGCGCTGCCGCGCGAGACCGCCGAGCGGTTCCACGAGCGGTTCCCCGGCGTGCCGCTGAACAACCTCTACGGGCCCACCGAGACCACCATCCAGATCGCCCACCACCCCTCCGCGCCCGGCGGTGAGGGGCCGGTGCCGATCGGCCGCCCGGTGTGGAACACCCGGATGTACGTCCTCGACACCGCCCTGAAGCCCTGCCCGGCCGGGGTCACCGGCGAGCTGTACGTGTCCGGGGCCCAGCTCGCCCGCGGCTATCTGGGCCGCCGGGCCCTGACCGCCGAGCGGTTCGTCGCCGACCCCTACGGCCCGCCCGGCACCCGGATGTACCGCACCGGCGATCTGGCCCGCCGACTGCCGGACGGCGACATCGAGTACGTGGGCCGCACCGACGGCCAGGTCCAGCTCCGCGGTTTCCGCATCGAGCTGGGCGAGGTCGAGGCGGCGCTGCGGACGCTCCCCCAGGTCGCCGAGGCCGCCGCGGCGATCCGCACCGACCGGCCCGGCGACCAGCGGCTGGTCGCCTATGTGACGGCCGCCGGGGACACCTCGCCGGACGCCGCCACGGCCCGCGAGGCGCTGGGCGAGGTGCTGCCCGAGCACATGGTGCCCAGCGCGGTCGTGGTCCTCGGCACCCTCCCCCTGGACGCCAACGGCAAGCTGGACCGCGCCGCGCTGCCCGCGCCCTCCTTCGAGGCCGCCACGGGCGGCCGGGCGCCCCGCACCCCGCGCGAGGAGACGCTGTGCGCGCTCTTCGGCGAGGTCCTGGGCGTCGACGGCGTCACCATCGACGACGACTTCTTCCTGCTCGGCGGCCATTCGCTGCTCGCCTCCAAGCTGGCCAGCCAGGCCCGCGCCACGCTGGCCACCGAGCTGTCGATGCGCGACCTCTTCGAGGCGCCGACCGTCGCCCGGCTGGTGGCCCGCCTGGACGCCACGGGACCGGCCGAGGCGCAGCGGCAGCAGCCGCTGGACATCCTGCTGCCGCTGCGCGGCGAGGGGCGGCGTCCGCCGCTGTTCTGCGTCCACCCCGGCGGCGGTCTCGGCTGGTCGTACACCGGGCTGCTCCGTCATCTCGCCCCGGACCAGCCGGTGTACGCCCTCCAGGCGCGCGGGCTGACCGAACCGGACGTCCTCCCGGCGAGCGTCGAGGAGATGGCCGCCGACTATCTGCGGCAGATCCGGACCGTCCAGCCGGCCGGTCCGTACCATCTGCTCGGCTGGTCCTTCGGCGGGCTGATCGCGCACGCCATGGCCACCCGGCTGCAGGCCGAGGGCGAGGAGGTCGCCGTGCTGGCCGTGGTCGACGCCTATCCCGACAACGCCCAGGCACTGCCCGAGGCACCGGAGCTCAGCAAGCGTCAGTGGCTGGGGGTGCTGCTCGACGACATCGGGGGCGGCGACATCTTCGCCCCGGGCTGGCTGCAGGCGCACCCCGACGGCGCGGACGGCACCGCCGACCTGGTGGCGGACCTCTGCCGGGAGACCGGGCTGCCCGCCCGGCTGCTGGAGGGCGAGACCAGCTTCCCGCTGCTCGACATCCTGCTCAACGACCAGGAGCTGATGCGGAAGTTCGCGCCCGACCGGTTCCACGGCGACATGCTGGTGTTCCGGGCCATGGAGGAGATCCCCGGCTACCGGCGCGATCCACTGCATGTGGCGGACGCCTGGCTCTCCTTCGTGGACGGCGCCCTTACGGTGCACGGCGTCCCCGACCACCACTACCGGATGATGCGGGAGGAGTCCCTGGCCCGGATCGGCCCGGTGGTGGCGGCGGCGCTCGAACCCGGCCGCCCCGCGCTCGGCACCGGCCGCCCGGCCGAGCACGACCGCCCCGTACTGAGCGCCGCCGCCATGCGCTGAGCACGGAAGCCGAGCCCGAAAGCCGGGCACGGAAAACGGGCGCCCCGCGACGACGGGGCGCCCACGGCCTACGCCTTACGGACGCGTCGGCTACGTACGGCCGACGCCTTATGGACGCGTCGGCTACGTACAGTTGACGACCGCCGCCTGGGGGCGGATCGGGAGGCGGTTGACCGGACGGCCGGTGGTCCGGGTGCCGGACCACACCACGCGAGGTGCGCAGGTTCTCTGTGAGCGCCTTCGAATGTGGCGAAGGAGATGAGCTCCCGGCGAGGAGGCACGTAGTTGGAAGGAAGGCTCGCCATGACAGTGGACGCACGTGACGAGGTGGAGCGGTTCATCCTGGGAGACCGGTTCGCCTGCCTGGCGGGACGGTCCGCCTGGCGCAAGGGTGGCATCACCCATCGTCACTACGACCTGATGGGATCCGAGGATTCGGCCCGGCATATGGCATTCGATCTCGCGGATTTCGTGGACTCGGCCGACTGGAGCCACCGCTCGTTCACGAGCTTCATCGCGACCTTCGAGCGGCCTCGCGGGGTGGATGAGCTGCGGTTCGAGGAGTTGCTGTGGGAACAGCTCCAGCTACTCCACGAACAGGACGCCCGGTCCTATCGCTGGGCCGAGGGCTGTTCGTCCGATCCGCAAGCCGGCGAGTTCGCCTACAGCGTCGCCGGTCACCCCTTCTTCGTCATCGGGCTGCACGAGACCCACCGCCGCTGGGGCCGCCGCCCTCCCTTCCCGATGCTGGCCTTCAACTCGCATGAGCAGTTCGACCGCATCAAGGGCGCCGAGATGTGGGACCGCCTCGTGGAGAAGATCCGCAAGCAGGACATCCAGCTCCAGGGCGACATAAACCCCAACCTGCTCGAGTACGAGCAGCTCTCCGAGGCCCGCCGCTACTCCGGCCGCCCGAAGCCCGCGGACTGGCAGTGCCCGTTCGCGGCCCGCGAGGGCGAGCGCGAGCCCGCGCTGACGGGTCCATTCCCGGCCTGAGAGGGCCCGGCCGCGTCCCCGTCCGTGGGGACGCGGGCCGCGGGAACGACCGTCAGCGCACCGGGAAACCGAAGCTGTACCCCTGCTGCTTCAGCCACGGCAGGACCTGGCGCAGCGCCTCGACCGTCTGGCTGCGGTCGCCGCCCGCGTCGTGGAAGAGCACGGTGGGGCCGCTGGAGATCTCGTTCTTGACGGTGTTGACCATGGCCGCGACCCCCGGCTGCTTGAAGTCCTCGGAGTCCACGTTCCAGCCCAGCGGCCGCATGCCCTGCGAGGCGGCGATCTGACGACTGTACGGGGTGAACGCACCGCCCGGGGCACGGTAGTAGAGCGGCTTGACGCCCCCTGACGCCTTGGTGATCATTCGCTGGGCGCCGAGGATCTCCTTGGACTGGTAGGCCGGTGACTTGCCGCCCATCGTCGTGTCGTGCGATATGGAGTGGTCGCACAGCCGGTGTCCGTCCGCGACCACATCCTTGACCAGGTCCGGGTGGGCCTGAGCCTGCGGACCGACCATGCAGAAGGTGGCCTTGACGCCGTTGGCCTTGAGCACCTGGAGGACCTGCGGGGTCCAGGTCGGATCCGGACCGTCGTCGATCGTGATGTTGACGCCCTTGGCGCCCTTGTCGGAGGCGTGGGCCATGTCCATGTTGACCACGGGAGCGGGCAGTTCGGGGTCCGGCTTGGAGGTCTGGCCCACGATCGGCGTCGGCTTCGACGTCGGTGACGCACCCGGCCCCGCGACGGTTCCGGCCTGAGCGGTCCACACGGCGGCCAGGGCGGTCACTCCCGCCACACCCAACGCCGCCACCACCACTCGGCCATTCGCCCCCATGATCCGGTGCCGCGCCATGTCCGCCTCGCTCCCCATGTCTCCTGTGTCGCTTTCGCAAACATGAGGATGGAGTTGGGGCGGGGAGGGATCCCTCTGTTACACGTCTCGGACAATCCCGCGCCGCGGACGGCGAGGCGCGGGCGGCGGGCCCTCCCGCGGCCTCTTCCGCAGGCGCCCCAAGCGGCCTCGCTGAAGTCCGGTGCAGTTCGGGTGCACCCCGAAGGGGCGCGGGGCTGTGCCGATGTGCGGCTCCGCCGCGGCTGTGCCGATATGCGGCTCCGCCGCGTGGGACCGGCCACGACGCAGCCGCAGATGAACGACCGCACCTCGCGGCACTTCCCGCGGAGCGCTCAGCCCCGGTTGACGACCGCCGCCTGGGGGCGGATCGGGAGGCGGTTGACCGGACGGCCGGTGGCCGCGCGGACCGCCGCCGCCACCGCCGCCGGGGAGGTGACCACCGGCACCGCGCTGACCGGCTTGGCGCCGAAGGGGGCCACCACGTCCCGCTCCTCGACCAGCTTGACGATGCGGATGTCGGGGACGTCCAGGGCGGTCGGCAGGGCGTAGCCGGTCAGGTCCGGGTGCCGGACCACACCGCGCGAGGTGCGCAGGTTCTCGGTGAGGGCCGCGCCGATGCCCTGGGCGACGCCCGCCTCGATACGGGCCCTGAGCTGACGCGGGTTGAGGATCCGGCCCACGTCCTGGGCCACCGTCATGTCGACGACCCGTACCGCGCCGATCTCGATGTCGACGTCCACCACGGCGCGCACCGCGCAGTAGGCGAGCCCGACGAAGGCGTCACCCTGCCCGGTCTCGTCCAGTGGCTCGGTGGGATGCGGACGGCACTGCGCGGTGGCCCACAGCTCCTTGCCCTCCAGGGCCTCCTCGACGGTGGTGCTGAGCACTCCGTCATACGAGGTGATCTTGCCGTCGGCGATGCTGAGCAGCTCGGTCGACATGCCGAACGTATGCGCGAGGGGCTGGAGGAGCTGGGTGCGGACCATCTTCGCGGCCCGCTCGACCGCACCGCCGGAGACCCAGGTGTGACGGCCGCGCGAGGCGGGGCCGGCCGGGGGCTGGTCGGTGTCGATGGGCGCGATATGGACCTCCTCGATGCCGAGGACGTCCTGGACGATCTGGCGGGCCAGCGTGGCGAAGCCCTGGCCGGTGTCCACGGCCGCGCAGATCACGGTGGCCACCGGGCCGGTGACCTTGACGGTGGCGGTGGAGACCTCGTCGGCCCCCTCGGCGCCGAGCATATGGACCATGCCCAGGGCGTAGCCGACCCCGCGCCGCACCGCGGCCGGGTCGCCCGCGCCCTCCAGACCGCCCGGCAGCAGCCACTCCTCCTCGGGGTCGTCCTTGGGGAGGGCGGGCAGCGGTGCGTCCCTTACGGCCTGCAGCAGTTCGGCGACCGGGGCCGGGCAGGTGACGGTCTGTCCGGTGGGCAGCAGATCGCCGGTGGCCATCACGTTGCGCATCCGGATCTCGAGGGGGTCGATGCCCAGCTTGGCCGCCAGCTTGTCCATCTGGCCCTCGTACGCCGCGCACACCTGCATCGCGCCCTCGCCGCGCACATGGCCGGAGGGCGGGTTGTTGGTGCGCACGGCCCAGCCCTCGATGAAGGCGTGCGGGACGACGTAAGGGCCGCAGGCGAAGGAGACGGCGGCGGCCAGGGTGTCGCCCGAGGAGTCGGCGTAGGCCCCCGCGTCCAGCAGGATCTGCGCCTCGACCTTGACCAGCTTGCCCTGGGAGTCCGCGTGGTGGCGGTAGCGCAGCAGGGTGGGGTGGCGGTGGGCGTGGCCGAGGAAGGACTCCTCACGGGTGGCGGCCAGCTTCACCGGATGTCCGGTGCGCAGCGCCAGCAGCCCGAGCGGTAGCTGCATCCCCGGGTCCTCGCGCTCGCCCATGGCGCCGGGGACGCCGGTGACGACGACCTTCACCCGCTCCGGCTCCAGCCCGAAGCAGGCGGCGGCCAGGTCGCGGTCGGCGTGCGGATCGGTGGAGGCGGTGTAGATCTCCACCCCGCCGTCGGGGCGCGGCACGGCCAGGCCCGCCTCGGCGCCGATGGGCGCCGGGTCCTGACGGCCGATGCGGTACAGCCCCTCGGCGATGACCTCGCCGACCACGTCCGGGTCACCGAAGGCCAGCGGGATATGGCGGACCAGATTGCCGTCGGGGTGCAGCGGCTCGGCGGAGAACGCCTGCTCGGGGTCGGTGACCGGCTCCAGCACCTCGTACTCGACGGCGATGGCGGCGGCGGCCAGCCGGGCCGTGTCGGGGTGGTCGGCGGCGACCGCGGCGATGGGCTCGCCGTGGTGGCGGACCAGATCCTTGGCGAAGACCGGACGGTCGGCGACCCGGCGGCCGTGGGAGGCGTCGCCGGGCACGTCGGCGTGGGTCACCACGGCCCGTACGCCGGGCATCTCGTCGGCCTGCGTGGTGTCGATGGAGACGATGCGGGCGTGCGGGTGCGGGGCGCGCAGCACCGCGGCCCACAGCAGCCCCTCGGCCCACAGGTCGGCCGCGTACGGGAAGGTGCCCGAGGTCTTGGCCGCCGAGTCGGCGGGCGGCAGGGACACGCCGAGGCCCATGGTGGACGGGGGCTGGATGGGCGTTCCGGCGGCGGGGGTGGCGGTGACGGCGCCCCCGCCGTCCGCGATTCCGGTCATGCCGATGCCCTTCCGCTACCGCTTCCGTTGACGCTCCCGTTGCCGGTGATGCCGTGCGGTCCCGTCTGGTGCGGGATACGGGCCGGGTCCTGGTGAGAGTCGGGTCCGCCGTCCGGCTCGGCCTGCGCCGCCTCGTCGGCGGCCTCGCGGCCCGCTACGACCTCGCGGACGGCGTCGAGGATGCCGCGGTAGCCGGAGCAGCGGCAGAGGTTGCCGGAGATCGCCTGGCGGGTCTCCTGGTCGGTGGGGGCGTGGTTGCCCTCGAGGAGGTCGTGCATGGTCATCGCGAGCCCGGGCACGCAGAAGCCGCACTGCACGGCCCCGCACTCGGCGAGCGCCCGCTGGACGTCGGAGGGCTGTCCGCCGGTGGCGAGGCCCTCGACGGTGCGGACCTCGCTGCCCGCGGCGGTGGCGGCGGGCACCAGGCAGGAGGCCACGAGCCGCCCGTCGACCTGGACCGAGCAGGCCCCGCACTCGCCCTGCGAGCAGCCGTCCTTGGCCCCGGCGAGGCCGAGGCGCTCGCGCAGGACGTAGAGCAGCGACTCGCCGATCCAGACGTCGGTGACGGGGCGGTCGGCGCCGTTGACGCGCAGCACGTAGGAGGCGAGCGGATGCTCGCTGTGGCTCGGCTGCTCATCGGCGGCCGGGGCGGCCTCGGCGGACGCGGGGTCCGTAAGGGGCTCGGCGGGGGCGTCGGCGGCCTCGGGAGCGTCCGTCGGGGTCCCGGCCGGGGCGGGGGCCGCGGCGGCCTCAGTGGCCGCGAACTCGGCCTCGGCAGCGGCCGGTTCCGGCTCGGCCGCGGGCTCGGGCTCGGGCTCGGCGTCGTCCGGCAGCGCTTCGGCGGGGGCCTCGGCGGCGCTCGGCGCGGCGTCGGGCGCGTCGGTGCGGCCCGCGTCGTCCTCGGGGCCGGGGTGCGGGGCGTGCCCATGGGCGTCGCCCGCGAACCGGTCGTCCGCGAACCGGTCGTCCGCGAACCGGTCGTCCGCGAACGCGCCGGGCCAGCTCGTCTCCTGGGGCAGCCCGGGCGCCGGGCTGCCGTGCGGCGGGCTGCCGTGCGGCGGGGTCTCCAGCCCGGCGTGCTGGCCGTCGACCGGGAACTCGCCGGAGTCCCCGGCGGCCGGGCCGCCGGGCCGCCGCCCGGGGCCGTCGGCGGGCGTCCGCTCATCGGGCGCCGGGTTGCCATGGGGCGGGGTGCCACGGGGCGGGGTGTGCAGCCCCTGGTGCCCCTCGGCCGCGAACTCGCCCGAGTCCCCGGCGGAGGGCCCCGGCCACGCCGGATCCTGTCGGTCGGGCATGCGCAGCCGACGGCGGGCGGGCGGCTGTGTGGGCGTGGCGGGCGGGGCGGACGCGGCCGGGCCCGGGTGGCCCTCGACCGCGTACTCCCCGGAGTCCTCCGCGCCCTCCTCGGCGGCCGGAACCGACCACTGGCCGCTGTGCCCCTGCTGCTGCCCGGGCGCGGGCTGGTGGGGCTGGTGGGGCTGCTGCCGGGGCGCCGACCCGGCGAAGGGCATCCGCAACTGGGCCGTCGTCTGCGGGTCCTGAGGGCCGTCCGCGTGGCCGCCGTACGGAGGCACGGCCGGGCCGGGGTGGTCGTCGACCCGGTACTCACCGGTCTCGTCCACACCCTCGTCACCCGCGACCGGGATGGTCCACTGGCTGGTCTGCACGGGCCCGCCCGCGCCGTTGTCGGACGAGGCGGGCACCGGCCAGTCGTCCACCGGCCAGTCGTCCACCGGCCAGTCGTCCACCGGCTCCTCGGCCGCCGGAGCCGGCCAATGGCCGGTGTGCGGCGGGTGGTGGCCCTGCTGGTCCTCGGTGGGCACCGGCCACTGGACGGAGCCGTGCGGATCGTGGTGGCCGCCGTACAGGTAGCCGCCGTCGGTCTCCGCGGTGGTCCAGTGCCCGGTCATGCCCTGGTCGTGGGCCGCGCCCTGGCCATGGGCGGACGGCTGCCACTGGCCGCCATGGGACGGGTCACCGTGCCCCACGTCCATCGGCGGGGGCGCGTAGCCGGTGCCGGGCGCCGCGAGCGGGTCCCAACGGCCGGACGGATCGGTCGGGTCCGGGTGGGCGTAGTCGGGCGGCAGCTGTACGAAGGCCGTCGACTCGGCGTCGTACTCCGGGCCGTGCGGCATCGGCTGCCATCCGCTCCCCGGATCCTGCCGGTGCGGCTGCTGTTCATCACTCACGCGAGTGCCCTCCCCAGAGCTCGGCGGGCCAGGGCCGCCACGGTACGCCTCAGGTGGATCGCGGCAGGTGGCAGGGGGACCGGCTCGCTTCCGTCCTGCGCGGGCAGCGGATCGGGGATGCACGCGGCGGCGACGTACTCGCCGAAAGCGGTGGTGACCTGCGGATCGAGATGGCCGCGGTCGCCGTCCCAGTCGATGAGCGAGGCGACCCAGCGCTCGG is from Streptomyces hygroscopicus and encodes:
- a CDS encoding oxidoreductase, which codes for MTGIADGGGAVTATPAAGTPIQPPSTMGLGVSLPPADSAAKTSGTFPYAADLWAEGLLWAAVLRAPHPHARIVSIDTTQADEMPGVRAVVTHADVPGDASHGRRVADRPVFAKDLVRHHGEPIAAVAADHPDTARLAAAAIAVEYEVLEPVTDPEQAFSAEPLHPDGNLVRHIPLAFGDPDVVGEVIAEGLYRIGRQDPAPIGAEAGLAVPRPDGGVEIYTASTDPHADRDLAAACFGLEPERVKVVVTGVPGAMGEREDPGMQLPLGLLALRTGHPVKLAATREESFLGHAHRHPTLLRYRHHADSQGKLVKVEAQILLDAGAYADSSGDTLAAAVSFACGPYVVPHAFIEGWAVRTNNPPSGHVRGEGAMQVCAAYEGQMDKLAAKLGIDPLEIRMRNVMATGDLLPTGQTVTCPAPVAELLQAVRDAPLPALPKDDPEEEWLLPGGLEGAGDPAAVRRGVGYALGMVHMLGAEGADEVSTATVKVTGPVATVICAAVDTGQGFATLARQIVQDVLGIEEVHIAPIDTDQPPAGPASRGRHTWVSGGAVERAAKMVRTQLLQPLAHTFGMSTELLSIADGKITSYDGVLSTTVEEALEGKELWATAQCRPHPTEPLDETGQGDAFVGLAYCAVRAVVDVDIEIGAVRVVDMTVAQDVGRILNPRQLRARIEAGVAQGIGAALTENLRTSRGVVRHPDLTGYALPTALDVPDIRIVKLVEERDVVAPFGAKPVSAVPVVTSPAAVAAAVRAATGRPVNRLPIRPQAAVVNRG
- a CDS encoding (2Fe-2S)-binding protein, which encodes MPHGPEYDAESTAFVQLPPDYAHPDPTDPSGRWDPLAAPGTGYAPPPMDVGHGDPSHGGQWQPSAHGQGAAHDQGMTGHWTTAETDGGYLYGGHHDPHGSVQWPVPTEDQQGHHPPHTGHWPAPAAEEPVDDWPVDDWPVDDWPVPASSDNGAGGPVQTSQWTIPVAGDEGVDETGEYRVDDHPGPAVPPYGGHADGPQDPQTTAQLRMPFAGSAPRQQPHQPHQPAPGQQQGHSGQWSVPAAEEGAEDSGEYAVEGHPGPAASAPPATPTQPPARRRLRMPDRQDPAWPGPSAGDSGEFAAEGHQGLHTPPRGTPPHGNPAPDERTPADGPGRRPGGPAAGDSGEFPVDGQHAGLETPPHGSPPHGSPAPGLPQETSWPGAFADDRFADDRFADDRFAGDAHGHAPHPGPEDDAGRTDAPDAAPSAAEAPAEALPDDAEPEPEPAAEPEPAAAEAEFAATEAAAAPAPAGTPTDAPEAADAPAEPLTDPASAEAAPAADEQPSHSEHPLASYVLRVNGADRPVTDVWIGESLLYVLRERLGLAGAKDGCSQGECGACSVQVDGRLVASCLVPAATAAGSEVRTVEGLATGGQPSDVQRALAECGAVQCGFCVPGLAMTMHDLLEGNHAPTDQETRQAISGNLCRCSGYRGILDAVREVVAGREAADEAAQAEPDGGPDSHQDPARIPHQTGPHGITGNGSVNGSGSGRASA
- a CDS encoding bi-functional transferase/deacetylase; this translates as MARHRIMGANGRVVVAALGVAGVTALAAVWTAQAGTVAGPGASPTSKPTPIVGQTSKPDPELPAPVVNMDMAHASDKGAKGVNITIDDGPDPTWTPQVLQVLKANGVKATFCMVGPQAQAHPDLVKDVVADGHRLCDHSISHDTTMGGKSPAYQSKEILGAQRMITKASGGVKPLYYRAPGGAFTPYSRQIAASQGMRPLGWNVDSEDFKQPGVAAMVNTVKNEISSGPTVLFHDAGGDRSQTVEALRQVLPWLKQQGYSFGFPVR
- a CDS encoding enterobactin synthase; amino-acid sequence: MENDSRSTGTFFDRGSILNGGNVQPAAPAARLPLSTGQSEIWFIEQLEPPESTTFRVGEYLEIQGPIDTEIFERALRRAVVEAEPYNVRVGEDDGEPWQILDPVTDWELPKLDLTGEDDPWAAAERWMKNDLATGALRLGDYPAFSFALLKVEPERFLWYQGTHHIVSDAGSAALLGRRTAEVYTALMAGTEPAEGETVFGSLQAMVDQDAEYRASPDFAKDRAYWLEHVGDSPRPARLSTHPTRELSTVLRQTAYLTEEEAVELRAAARKYATHWSAMIIAATSLYLHRLTGKSDIILTLPVSGRTDATARAIPGMFANVVPLRIQVRADMRIRDLIRQISREVRQALRHQRYRRIDLARDLRLPDGGNGLLGPHVNIMTYDYDFHFAGHRVKGHNLSNGTVEDLSIMGYDRSDGTGIRIDLNANSNLYTEDALIAHRERYLGLLRSLSDISDLQRTVGSMELLSAEERRRVLGAPGETAHPTSGALLPELLAAQAARTPDARALVCADTVDDTVLSYAELDRAANRLARVLIARGAGPERTVGVALPRSADLVIALIAVLKTGAAYLPLDLDYPAERLAYMLDDAGPALVVTRADSAGALPARHGVGRLLLDVVDITGARGAGDVSAPAVAIDPEHPAYIIYTSGSTGRPKGVLVPHRAVANCLEWMQDAYGLTPGDRMLQKTPAGFDASVCEFFWPLLSGATLVVAKPGGHKDPAYLARTVREQGITALQFVPSMLQAFLADPAAADACAGILRRASSGGEALPRETAERFHERFPGVPLNNLYGPTETTIQIAHHPSAPGGEGPVPIGRPVWNTRMYVLDTALKPCPAGVTGELYVSGAQLARGYLGRRALTAERFVADPYGPPGTRMYRTGDLARRLPDGDIEYVGRTDGQVQLRGFRIELGEVEAALRTLPQVAEAAAAIRTDRPGDQRLVAYVTAAGDTSPDAATAREALGEVLPEHMVPSAVVVLGTLPLDANGKLDRAALPAPSFEAATGGRAPRTPREETLCALFGEVLGVDGVTIDDDFFLLGGHSLLASKLASQARATLATELSMRDLFEAPTVARLVARLDATGPAEAQRQQPLDILLPLRGEGRRPPLFCVHPGGGLGWSYTGLLRHLAPDQPVYALQARGLTEPDVLPASVEEMAADYLRQIRTVQPAGPYHLLGWSFGGLIAHAMATRLQAEGEEVAVLAVVDAYPDNAQALPEAPELSKRQWLGVLLDDIGGGDIFAPGWLQAHPDGADGTADLVADLCRETGLPARLLEGETSFPLLDILLNDQELMRKFAPDRFHGDMLVFRAMEEIPGYRRDPLHVADAWLSFVDGALTVHGVPDHHYRMMREESLARIGPVVAAALEPGRPALGTGRPAEHDRPVLSAAAMR